One region of Lampris incognitus isolate fLamInc1 chromosome 12, fLamInc1.hap2, whole genome shotgun sequence genomic DNA includes:
- the dolk gene encoding dolichol kinase, translating into MQINPVFVESTVVLAVVLCVHMVVWNQHSWCSIALIIQAFYVQHKWDRLLRSGGAVFQFRPTANSGIVPASMVMPLLGLVLRERCSASGNVYFERFSMVVTITGMILALFLSLIALGITRPVPTNTCVIAGMAGSAILYTTKQTLTVSEVIEVLEVLLIFVYISLILLYLLPRCFTPGEALLIVGGISFIVNQLIKRSLSLADVKGDPVNYFLPVVVVGSLLLGVFFALLFCFMESETWVSSLFFHMMTAVLGLGILMPWLSLFIGRHPIMWLLDFVTLNERRLCLLGYWVFLASVATCVVLHQNYQRQSGSKKHQASTVVRKYFHLIVVATYVPGLIYDRQLLHVASMGCLAVFLLLEYVRYFRIKPLGQLLRQLLTLFLDERDSGPLILTHIYLLLGMSLPIWLFPGPCAPKGILSGAGGLVPYAGVLAVGVGDTVASVFGSTMGEIRWPGTKKTMEGTATSVFAQIIAVAMFLIFDGSINLNSTYSWIVGSITLVAMLEAYTSQIDNLLLPLYLFILLLL; encoded by the coding sequence ATGCAGATAAACCCGGTGTTTGTGGAGTCCACTGTAGTTTTGGCTGTGGTACtatgtgtccatatggtggtctgGAACCAGCACTCCTGGTGCAGCATAGCCCTTATCATCCAGGCTTTCTATGTACAGCATAAATGGGACCGCCTACTCAGGTCAGGTGGTGCTGTATTCCAGTTCCGTCCAACAGCAAATAGTGGCATTGTCCCCGCATCCATGGTGATGCCCCTCCTGGGCCTTGTATTGAGAGAAAGGTGCTCTGCCTCAGGGAATGTCTACTTTGAGCGCTTCTCTATGGTGGTCACCATCACAGGCATGATATTGGCTCTTTTCCTATCCCTTATTGCTCTAGGCATCACTAGGCCTGTGCCCACAAACACTTGTGTGATTGCTGGCATGGCAGGGAGTGCAATTCTTTACACTACCAAACAAACCCTGACAGTTTCTGAAGTTATTGAGGTTCTGGAAGTACTATTGATCTTCGTCTACATCAGCCTGATTTTGTTATACCTGCTCCCACGCTGCTTCACTCCTGGAGAGGCCCTCCTCATCGTTGGAGGAATCAGCTTCATTGTAAACCAGCTCATCAAGCGCTCCTTGAGCCTGGCAGATGTCAAAGGTGACCCAGTGAACTATTTCCTGCCTGTGGTAGTTGTGGGCTCACTGTTGCTGGGAGTTTTCTTTGCCCTTCTCTTCTGCTTCATGGAGTCTGAGACCTGGGTGTCATCACTCTTCTTCCACATGATGACTGCTGTTCTGGGTCTGGGAATCCTCATGCCATGGCTATCCTTGTTCATTGGACGTCATCCCATCATGTGGCTGTTGGATTTTGTCACATTAAATGAGAGGAGACTCTGCTTGCTAGGGTACTGGGTGTTCCTGGCTAGTGTGGCTACCTGTGTTGTGCTACACCAGAACTACCAACGCCAGTCTGGGTCAAAGAAGCATCAGGCCTCAACCGTGGTCAGGAAGTATTTCCACTTGATTGTGGTGGCGACATATGTCCCTGGACTGATATATGATAGACAACTGCTCCATGTTGCATCTATGGGTTGCCTGGCAGTTTTCTTGCTCTTGGAGTATGTGCGGTACTTTCGTATCAAGCCACTCGGACAGCTCCTCAGGCAGTTACTCACATTGTTCCTGGATGAACGGGACTCGGGACCTCTCATCTTGACCCATATCTACCTGCTCCTGGGCATGTCTCTGCCAATATGGCTATTTCCTGGGCCATGTGCTCCTAAAGGGATATTGTCTGGTGCAGGCGGCCTAGTGCCTTATGCAGGTGTTTTGGCTGTGGGAGTCGGAGACACTGTGGCATCTGTGTTTGGCAGCACCATGGGTGAGATTCGCTGGCCTGGCACCAAGAAAACCATGGAGGGGACTGCAACATCTGTATTTGCCCAAATCATAGCTGTGGCTATGTTCCTCATCTTTGATGGGAGCATTAACCTGAACTCCACCTATTCCTGGATTGTAGGATCGATCACACTGGTGGCCATGCTGGAGGCCTACACCTCCCAGATAGACAACCTCCTACTCCCGCTCTACCTCTTCATTTTGCTACTGCTTTGA